The Humulus lupulus chromosome 4, drHumLupu1.1, whole genome shotgun sequence genome has a window encoding:
- the LOC133830013 gene encoding omega-hydroxypalmitate O-feruloyl transferase-like — protein MEKTFELSVKIEEPTLVAPAEETEKGLYFLSNLDQNIAVIVRTIYCFKSDSKGNEEAVEVIKNALSKVLVHYHPLAGRLTISSEGKLIVNCTGEGAVFVEAEANCSIEEIGDITKPDPVTLGKLVYDIPGAKNILEIPPLVAQVTKFKCGGFVLGLCMNHCMFDGIGAMEFVNSWGETARGLPLNVSPFLDRGILKARNPPKIESSHDEFAEIQDISETSKLYEEEMLYRSFCFDPEKLEKLKKKAIADGVLEKCTTFEALSAFVWRARTESLKMQPDQNTKLLFAVDGRSRFEPPIPKGYFGNAIVLTNSLCRAGDLLGNPLSFAVVQVQKAINMVNDGYMRSAIDYFEITRARPSLAATLLITTWSRLPFHTTDFGWGEPLLSGPVALPEKEVILFLSHGKERKSINVLLGLPESAMKIFEELMQI, from the exons ATGGAGAAGACCTTTGAGCTTAGTGTTAAGATAGAAGAGCCAACTTTGGTTGCACCTGCAGAAGAGACAGAGAAGGGTCTTTACTTCCTCTCCAACCTTGACCAGAATATTGCCGTGATTGTTCGCACTATCTACTGCTTCAAATCGGATTCTAAAGGCAATGAGGAAGCTGTGGAAGTTATCAAGAACGCCTTGTCAAAGGTTCTAGTGCATTATCATCCTTTAGCTGGAAGGTTAACTATTAGTTCAGAGGGGAAATTGATAGTGAATTGTACTGGGGAAGGTGCTGTGTTTGTTGAGGCTGAAGCTAACTGTTCTATTGAAGAGATTGGTGACATAACGAAGCCTGATCCTGTGACTCTTGGAAAGCTGGTTTATGATATTCCTGGAGCCAAGAACATACTTGAGATTCCTCCTCTAGTTGCTCAG GTTACTAAGTTCAAATGTGGAGGATTTGTTCTTGGGCTATGCATGAATCATTGTATGTTTGATGGAATTGGAGCTATGGAATTTGTGAACTCATGGGGTGAGACTGCAAGAGGCTTACCCTTAAATGTCTCTCCATTTCTAGATAGAGGCATACTCAAAGCAAGAAACCCTCCAAAAATAGAGTCTTCCCATGATGAATTCGCTGAGATTCAAGATATCTCAGAAACCAGCAAGCTCTATGAGGAAGAAATGCTTTATAGGTCCTTCTGTTTTGATCCTGAGAAACTTGAAAAGCTCAAGAAAAAAGCCATAGCAGATGGAGTTCTGGAGAAGTGCACAACATTTGAGGCACTCTCTGCCTTTGTATGGAGAGCGCGAACCGAGTCGCTAAAGATGCAACCTGATCAAAACACAAAGCTCCTGTTTGCTGTTGATGGCCGGTCTAGATTTGAGCCACCAATTCCAAAAGGGTACTTTGGCAATGCAATTGTGCTAACCAATTCACTTTGTAGAGCAGGTGATCTATTGGGGAATCCTCTGTCTTTTGCGGTTGTCCAGGTTCAGAAGGCTATTAATATGGTTAATGATGGTTACATGAGATCTGCTATTGATTACTTTGAAATAACAAGAGCCAGGCCTTCTCTTGCTGCAACTCTTTTGATCACAACTTGGTCTAGGCTACCTTTCCACACCACTGATTTCGGTTGGGGTGAGCCTCTCTTATCAGGACCAGTTGCTTTGCCTGAGAAGGAAGTGATTTTGTTCCTCTCTCATGGTAAAGAGAGGAAAAGCATAAATGTTCTATTGGGCTTGCCAGAATCTGCCATGAAGATCTTTGAAGAACTAATGCAGAtttga